From the genome of Oncorhynchus tshawytscha isolate Ot180627B linkage group LG31, Otsh_v2.0, whole genome shotgun sequence, one region includes:
- the cd164l2 gene encoding CD164 sialomucin-like 2 protein: protein MRRLELKALCAALLVFAVVSATSCQSDSSDCSQAESCDLCVGDSTLNLTGCVWRVCVNGNDTGCVSYQDDSQNCNVTSDPDMCTVIEIEAEGKGDSDGSPAEPSEFSQASFDLSSFIGGIILVLCVQAGGFFTMRFLKKDATYDPIEQPA, encoded by the exons ATGCGACGGTTAGAGCTAAAGGCCCTCTGTGCAGCATTGCTGGTCTTTGCAGTGGTGAGCGCCACTTCCTGTCAGTCGGACTCTTCAG ACTGCTCCCAGGCTGAGTCATGTGACCTGTGTGTTGGAGACTCCACCCTCAACCTGACTGGCTGTGTCTGGAGGGTCTGCGTGAACG GCAATGATACTGGGTGTGTGTCCTATCAGGATGATTCTCAGAACTGTAATGTGACAAGTGACCCAGACATGTGTAcag TCATAGAGATTGAGGCAGAAGGTAAAGGGGACTCAG ATGGATCTCCTGCAGAGCCGTCAGAGTTCTCTCAGGCCAGCTTTGACCTGTCCAGTTTCATTGGAGGCATCATCCTGGTGTTGTGTGTCCAGGCCGGGGGCTTCTTCACCATGCGCTTCCTCAAGAAAGATGCCACCTACGACCCTAT AGAGCAGCCagcctag